In bacterium, the sequence CTCCCGGCAGGAGCACGAGGAACCCCACGATACCGAGCGCACCAACACCGAGTGCTGCGCCAAGTCCCATCGCGGTTTTCGGCGGAACGCTCTCAGTCCACGATCGCTTCGGAGAAGATGTCTCCATACGTTCTCAGATAGTTACGAACACACAGGGAACTCCTCCATTCTCGCACCTCCATCGGAACGTGCAAGCGCGAGCGAAAGACGCTACTCTGATAAGAGGAGGATGCTCATCATTCGCGTATGCTTATCATCTATGAAACAGCTCGTCATTGACATTGAGACATCGGGTGCGGAGTTTGATACCCTCGATCGAGAGACCCAGGAGTACCTGCTCAAGCGTGCCGATACGCCGGATAAGATTGATAAGGTGAAGGACTCGATCAACCTCTGGCCGCTCACCGGTGAGATCGTGGCGATTGGCGTGTACGATGTCACGGCAGCGACCGGCGCGGTGTACTTCCAAGCGCCCGGGCGCACCATTGAGACCTGGACGGAGAAGGGGATGCAGTACCAGGCCGGCGATGAGCGCGCGTGCCTCGAGCGATTCTGGGCTGACGTGACGCACGCGACGCGCATCATCACGTTCAACGGGCGCATGTTCGACATGCCGTGGCTCATGACGCGCTCGCTCGTACACGGCGTCGTCGCCACGCGCAACCTCATGCCCTCGCGCTACTCCACGACGTTCCACGTGGACCTCGCCGATCAGCTCGCGTTCTACGGCGCGACGCGCCACTACGCGCTGGACTTCTGGTGCAAGCAGATGGGCATCCAGAGCCCCAAGACCGACATTTCCGGCGCCGATGTCCCGCAGATCTACAAAGCCGGCGAGTACGAGCGCATCGCTCGCTACAATGGCGCCGACCTCCGTGCC encodes:
- a CDS encoding ribonuclease H-like domain-containing protein → MKQLVIDIETSGAEFDTLDRETQEYLLKRADTPDKIDKVKDSINLWPLTGEIVAIGVYDVTAATGAVYFQAPGRTIETWTEKGMQYQAGDERACLERFWADVTHATRIITFNGRMFDMPWLMTRSLVHGVVATRNLMPSRYSTTFHVDLADQLAFYGATRHYALDFWCKQMGIQSPKTDISGADVPQIYKAGEYERIARYNGADLRATAELFQKWEQTIGGV